CTGATTCTGTTGGCATTGGTGATCAGTTCTTCAAGGTATTCATAATTCTCTTTTTCAAGGGCAGATTTGAATTTTCTGAGCTGTGAGATATGTTCATTCAGAACATCCAGCACATTTTCTTTGTTTTGTTTAAAGATGGGAACCCACATTTCAGGATGCGATTTGGCAAGACGTACCGTACTTGAAAAACCGGAACTGGCAAGCTGAAAAATAGTTTCTTCCTCACGTTCTTTTTCCAGTACCGTATTGGCAAGTGCATAAGAAGTGATGTGGGAGATATGGGAAATATAAGCGGTATGGACGTCGTGATCTTGTGCATTCATGTAGATCATGTGCATATCAAGGGCATTGACTACCTTTTCAACAATATTCAGGGCATCTTCTGCGGATTCTTCTTTGTTGCAGATTACCCCGGCTTTTCCGGAGAAACTTTCTGCAATAGCGGATTTCGGACCGTTATTTTCTGTTCCCCACATCGGGTGGAAAGCTACAAATCTTGAACGTTTCGGATGGTCTTTTACAGCATTTACAATTCCAGCTTTTGTAGAACCTGCATCCATTACCGTCTGCTGATCAGTTATTAAGTCAAGAACAGAAGGTAATAGTTTTCTGGCAGCATCTACAGGAATAGCCAGGATAATCAAATCCGAATTTTTAATTCCATGCTCAAGATCTACTCCGGCATCAATAATTTTAAGATCTA
The nucleotide sequence above comes from Chryseobacterium sp. 7. Encoded proteins:
- a CDS encoding prephenate dehydrogenase; the protein is MKISIIGVGLIGGSMALKLREKNIASFIYGIDNNTQHISDALDLKIIDAGVDLEHGIKNSDLIILAIPVDAARKLLPSVLDLITDQQTVMDAGSTKAGIVNAVKDHPKRSRFVAFHPMWGTENNGPKSAIAESFSGKAGVICNKEESAEDALNIVEKVVNALDMHMIYMNAQDHDVHTAYISHISHITSYALANTVLEKEREEETIFQLASSGFSSTVRLAKSHPEMWVPIFKQNKENVLDVLNEHISQLRKFKSALEKENYEYLEELITNANRIRGILR